Proteins encoded in a region of the Halioglobus maricola genome:
- a CDS encoding NAD-dependent protein deacetylase, producing the protein MQNSTRPITELQRFLSTSESLFTLTGAGISAPSGLPTYRDTEGKWLYRKPIQHREFLQQEHTRKRYWARSTLGWPAVRDASPNPAHLALARLERQGRIEQLVTQNVDRLHQRAGSNRVIDLHGRLDRVRCIECKSLYQREILQAELTAKNPWLVSAAAEARPDGDRDLEDTVLDRFEIPCCPGCRGILMPDVVFFGGNIPAARNQDCIAALTRSDALLVIGSSLQVYSGYRLCRLAAEQGIPIAIINPGKTRADSLADVRILESASKALTALH; encoded by the coding sequence ATGCAAAACAGCACCCGCCCCATCACCGAGTTACAACGGTTCCTGAGCACCAGCGAGAGCCTTTTCACGCTGACCGGTGCAGGTATCAGCGCTCCATCAGGTCTGCCAACATACCGCGATACAGAGGGCAAATGGCTCTATCGGAAACCCATCCAGCACCGCGAATTTTTGCAGCAGGAGCACACCCGTAAACGCTATTGGGCACGCTCTACGCTTGGCTGGCCTGCGGTTCGCGATGCGTCACCCAATCCGGCTCATCTGGCCCTGGCTCGCCTGGAACGACAGGGTCGCATCGAGCAACTGGTCACCCAGAATGTCGATCGACTGCACCAGCGTGCAGGCAGTAACCGGGTCATTGACCTGCATGGCCGGCTTGATCGCGTTCGCTGCATCGAATGCAAGTCACTCTATCAACGGGAAATCTTACAGGCAGAGCTTACGGCGAAGAATCCCTGGCTGGTCAGTGCTGCTGCAGAAGCCCGCCCTGACGGCGACCGCGATTTGGAAGACACCGTACTCGATCGATTCGAGATTCCGTGCTGCCCAGGCTGTCGGGGCATCCTGATGCCCGACGTGGTGTTCTTTGGCGGCAATATTCCCGCGGCTCGAAATCAAGACTGCATAGCGGCACTGACTCGCTCTGACGCACTTCTGGTTATCGGCAGTTCGCTTCAGGTTTACTCAGGTTATCGCCTGTGTCGACTGGCTGCAGAGCAAGGTATTCCCATCGCGATCATCAATCCCGGCAAAACCCGGGCGGACTCACTGGCGGATGTCAGGATTTTGGAATCTGCCTCGAAAGCGCTAACTGCGCTACACTAG
- a CDS encoding TIGR01777 family oxidoreductase has product MRILVTGGTGFIGGALIPELTRQGHDILLLSRQVLPCDGVYPSVTSLDQISSSERIDAVINLAGASMAGQRWNTDYKRELVNSRIDVTKALVCLVERLETPPEVIVSASAIGYYGHHDDEKLREDSLPEAGFSQSLCQEWEDALDPAREAGIRVATLRLGVVLDAGGGAFEQMAGSFRLGVGTWLGSGRQWLSWIHRRDVVAAISYVLSDANLSGPFNVCAPEPVTSRDFARVLSKHYFTLASIPVPAFAARLLVGEMADELLLRGQRVIPQALQDAGFAFRYPTLDQAVAAIR; this is encoded by the coding sequence ATGCGTATTCTGGTGACAGGCGGGACAGGGTTTATCGGTGGTGCGTTGATCCCTGAATTGACGCGGCAGGGTCACGACATCTTGTTACTCAGTCGCCAGGTTCTGCCTTGTGACGGTGTCTACCCATCGGTCACATCACTCGACCAAATCAGTTCTTCGGAGCGCATTGATGCAGTGATCAACCTGGCCGGAGCGTCGATGGCAGGGCAACGCTGGAACACCGACTACAAACGCGAGCTGGTGAATAGCCGCATCGACGTAACGAAAGCGCTGGTTTGCCTTGTCGAACGCCTTGAGACGCCACCTGAGGTGATCGTCAGTGCCAGTGCAATCGGCTATTACGGGCATCACGACGACGAAAAATTGCGGGAAGATAGCCTCCCTGAGGCCGGTTTTTCACAGTCGCTCTGTCAGGAGTGGGAAGATGCGTTGGATCCCGCTCGGGAGGCGGGCATTCGCGTGGCAACCTTGCGTCTTGGCGTGGTGCTCGATGCAGGAGGAGGGGCGTTCGAGCAGATGGCGGGCTCATTCCGCCTCGGTGTCGGCACCTGGCTCGGCAGTGGCAGGCAGTGGTTGAGCTGGATTCATCGCCGCGACGTTGTCGCTGCCATTTCATATGTGCTGAGCGACGCCAATCTTTCTGGCCCCTTCAATGTCTGTGCGCCAGAACCAGTGACCAGCCGCGATTTCGCGAGGGTGCTCAGCAAACACTACTTTACCCTGGCCTCAATTCCGGTGCCGGCATTTGCAGCACGACTGTTGGTAGGTGAGATGGCCGATGAGTTGCTGCTGCGTGGGCAGCGGGTGATCCCGCAGGCATTGCAGGATGCTGGCTTTGCTTTCAGGTATCCTACCTTGGATCAGGCTGTAGCAGCCATTCGCTGA